One Pseudobacteroides sp. genomic window carries:
- a CDS encoding riboflavin synthase — protein sequence MFTGIVEELGKVKNISYGSRSIKLMISCSNVLEGSKIGDSIAVNGVCLTVTNMGNGYFAADVMPETLRRTSLRDMGIGSKVNLERALRLSDRLGGHIVSGHIDGIGTITQMEEEDNSVWYSIRTDGYILKYIIHKGSVAIDGTSLTVAYIDESLFKVSLIPHTRHMTVLGDKKTGDIVNIEVDQVAKYIEKLTLFNGEKTESKSNLTMDFLRDNGFL from the coding sequence ATGTTTACCGGGATTGTTGAGGAATTGGGAAAGGTAAAAAACATATCATACGGCAGCAGATCTATTAAGCTAATGATTAGTTGCAGCAATGTTCTTGAGGGATCAAAGATTGGCGACAGTATAGCAGTTAATGGAGTCTGCCTTACGGTTACCAATATGGGAAACGGGTATTTTGCTGCCGATGTGATGCCTGAGACCCTTAGGAGAACAAGTTTAAGAGATATGGGTATAGGATCGAAGGTAAACCTGGAAAGGGCATTAAGACTCTCAGATAGGCTGGGAGGGCATATTGTCAGCGGTCATATAGATGGCATAGGAACCATAACTCAAATGGAAGAAGAGGATAATTCGGTTTGGTACTCAATAAGGACTGATGGGTATATATTGAAATATATAATACATAAAGGGTCCGTTGCAATTGATGGAACAAGCCTTACTGTGGCTTATATAGATGAGAGCTTATTCAAGGTATCCTTGATACCCCATACACGGCACATGACTGTTTTAGGAGATAAAAAGACTGGAGATATTGTAAATATTGAGGTTGATCAGGTTGCAAAGTATATCGAAAAACTGACTTTGTTCAATGGTGAAAAAACAGAGAGTAAAAGCAATTTGACCATGGACTTTTTGAGGGACAACGGCTTTTTGTGA
- the ribD gene encoding bifunctional diaminohydroxyphosphoribosylaminopyrimidine deaminase/5-amino-6-(5-phosphoribosylamino)uracil reductase RibD: protein METNLDIHEKYMMKAMELAKGGSGKTNPNPLVGAVVVKDGEIVAEGFHEVLGCAHAEAAAIYNARGDISGGTMYVNLEPCSHFGRTPPCANAIVQAGIKEVVVAMEDPNPKVSGRGIGILKDAGINVITGVLEKNAKKLNEIFIKYITKKQPFVIMKTAMTLDGKIAAATGDSKWITGEKSRQYVHLIRNRVASIMVGINTVLKDDPSLTTRLEGETGADSVRVIVDSTGKIPEKSRVLNVDSDKGVILATTSKIPKEKEEALIKKGVTIIKADKMENGTVTGVDLAKLMGELYKLEIDSILLEGGGTLNSSALQYGIVDKVMSFISPKIIGGANAPTPVEGQGRRYMKDAVSLEEVSLERFDDDILIEGYVKSNVYRDC from the coding sequence ATGGAGACTAATTTGGACATACACGAAAAGTATATGATGAAGGCAATGGAGCTTGCAAAAGGCGGCAGCGGAAAGACAAATCCCAACCCCCTCGTTGGTGCTGTAGTTGTAAAGGATGGAGAAATTGTGGCGGAAGGTTTTCATGAGGTGCTTGGGTGTGCCCACGCAGAAGCAGCTGCAATTTACAATGCCAGGGGTGACATAAGTGGCGGAACCATGTATGTTAACCTTGAGCCCTGCTCCCATTTTGGAAGGACGCCTCCCTGTGCTAATGCAATTGTGCAGGCTGGAATAAAGGAAGTTGTTGTTGCGATGGAGGATCCCAATCCCAAGGTTTCGGGAAGAGGGATAGGAATTCTGAAGGATGCGGGTATAAATGTAATTACCGGCGTGTTGGAAAAAAATGCAAAAAAGTTAAATGAAATTTTTATAAAATATATCACAAAGAAGCAGCCCTTTGTGATAATGAAAACTGCTATGACTCTTGATGGTAAAATTGCTGCAGCTACAGGGGACTCCAAATGGATTACGGGTGAAAAATCAAGGCAGTATGTCCATTTAATAAGAAACAGGGTAGCTTCCATAATGGTAGGTATAAATACAGTACTAAAGGATGATCCTTCGCTGACTACAAGGCTTGAGGGAGAAACAGGAGCCGATTCCGTTAGGGTTATTGTTGACAGCACGGGTAAAATTCCTGAGAAGTCCAGGGTTCTTAATGTTGATTCGGATAAGGGTGTTATTCTCGCCACTACTTCAAAAATACCTAAGGAAAAAGAAGAAGCTCTAATAAAAAAAGGTGTCACAATAATCAAGGCTGACAAAATGGAAAATGGCACCGTTACAGGAGTAGACCTTGCAAAACTTATGGGTGAGCTTTATAAACTGGAAATAGACAGTATATTGTTAGAGGGTGGAGGGACCCTTAATTCATCAGCCCTTCAGTATGGAATTGTAGATAAGGTAATGAGCTTCATATCGCCCAAAATTATAGGCGGGGCCAATGCACCCACGCCTGTTGAAGGTCAAGGCAGGCGGTACATGAAGGATGCTGTTTCGCTGGAGGAAGTTTCCCTTGAAAGGTTTGATGATGATATACTTATAGAAGGGTATGTGAAAAGCAATGTTTACCGGGATTGTTGA